A portion of the Manihot esculenta cultivar AM560-2 chromosome 2, M.esculenta_v8, whole genome shotgun sequence genome contains these proteins:
- the LOC110607103 gene encoding pectinesterase PPME1, whose amino-acid sequence MARGHYVDATHCVLIAILVVATTVSSDDTTPIPADDSKVSNWFQTNVKPWKSRKGTLDPALEAAEAKSKIITVSKDGKGKFKTVTDAIKSIPSQNKERVIIKIGPGVHTEKIEIEKTKPFITFLGDPKAMPTLAFGGTARKYGTHYSGTVTIDSDYFMGVNIIFQNTAPKPQSNKPGGQAVALRINGDKAAFYNCKFLGFQDTLCDDRGHHFYRNCYIEGTVDFIFGRGRSLYLESQLNVVDNKDLTFITAQGKEQKSENFGYSFVQCKITGSGSGSFLGRAWRKMPEVTFSYTEMGAVVNPLGWSDNRQPDRDSTVFFAEYKNSGPGSNPKGRVKFTKQLKDAQAKNFLSLGYIQGSKWLLPPPK is encoded by the exons ATGGCAAGAGGGCACTACGTTGATGCAACTCATTGTGTCCTCATTGCCATTCTTGTTGTTGCAACTACCGTTAGCTCTGACGATACAACACCAATACCAGCCGATGATTCTAAAGTAAGTAATTGGTTCCAAACTAATGTTAAGCCTTGGAAAAGTCGTAAAGGCACCTTAGATCCTGCTCTTGAAGCTGCTGAGGCCAAATCCAAAATAATTACGGTCTCAAAAGATGGAAAAGGAAAGTTCAAGACCGTTACTGATGCGATTAAAAGTATTCCATCACAAAACAAAGAACgtgtaattataaaaattggtCCTGGAGTCCACACCGAgaagattgaaattgaaaaaactAAGCCTTTTATTACATTTCTCGGAGATCCTAAAGCCATGCCCACCTTGGCATTTGGTGGCACCGCTCGTAAATATGGAACTCATTATAGTGGTACTGTAACTATAGATTCTGATTATTTCATGGgggttaatattatttttcag AATACTGCACCAAAACCCCAATCGAACAAGCCTGGAGGTCAGGCAGTTGCATTAAGAATCAATGGTGACAAGGCAGCTTTCTATAACTGCAAATTTCTTGGATTTCAAGACACATTATGTGATGATAGAGGACACCATTTTTATAGAAATTGTTACATTGAAGGCACTGTTGATTTTATTTTCGGAAGAGGAAGATCACTTTATTTG GAATCACAACTAAATGTAGTAGATAACAAGGATTTGACATTCATCACAGCACAAGGAAAGGAGCAAAAATCAGAAAATTTTGGTTACTCATTTGTACAATGCAAAATAACTGGAAGTGGATCGGGATCATTTCTGGGACGAGCATGGAGGAAGATGCCTGAGGTGACCTTCTCTTATACTGAAATGGGTGCTGTTGTTAATCCTCTTGGATGGTCAGACAATAGGCAACCTGACAGGGATag TACGGTTTTCTTTGCAGAATATAAGAATTCAGGACCTGGATCAAATCCTAAAGGACGTGTTAAATTCACCAAGCAGCTAAAGGATGCACAAGCCAAAAACTTTCTCTCTCTTGGCTATATTCAGGGTTCTAAATGGTTGCTTCCACCTccaaagtaa